The nucleotide window GCTATCGGAAGCAGCAACATGGACAGGATAAACACGAGGGGTATGATCTTAACCCAGTGTGGCATGTAAGAGAACCTCCGGTATGGTGCATCTCATCCTTGGTGCGGGTGCGCCAATACTTTGCGTTGCGTCCAATGATACTTCGAAAGATCAATTCTGTCCATCACACGAAGACCTCCCACGACGTTCATCCTGCTCCTGGTGGGAGCATGAGTCTTGATCCATGAGTTCTTTGGTTGCAAGAGGAGTCAAGCAGGCGGAAGCATTAGCATCGGTCCCGGTAAGACTCCGAATGAACACAGAGCCTGATTCGCCTTGACTTCACTCGATTTGTCGCTATAGTAAGAGTGAGTGTGACTTGGTGGCACATCTGCAAGTCACGCTCACCGAGGCTGTATGCTCGGTCGCGTCACTCGTTCGTAGGGTGTTGAGTGGTATCGGCGATCATCACGGTAACGACAGATAACATGATATAACAAATATAACATTGTGACGGATTCTTCCAGAGGGGTCCGGAAGTAGCGGCCAGCTATTTTCGGAGGATAAAGGGGTGGTCGGGCCGCCATCCGCTTCACGCGGATGGCGGCTTTTTATTTGGTGACAAAGGAACACCCATGTACCACTGGCACACCACGACGCAGGGAAATGCACCTTCGTCGCCTCCCTGTCCCCCTCGGTGGGGGGTTCGGAGGAATCACGGCATCCACCAGAGGATCGACGACACAACTCAACCTTGACAGCCCGTAACGACTGCGCAATATTATTGACTATAAAGTCGTAAATGACCGATGAGTCAATAATAGTCCATAAAAGGAGGGAAATGTGGCGGTCGAACGGCGAGTGGAGCGCCGAAGGGCGGCGACGCGAGAGAGGCTCGTCAGTACAGCACTGGCGTTGTTCGCTACGCATGGGATCTATGATGTCACGGTGGAGGATATTACGGAGGCGGCCGACGTCGGGAAGGGAACCTTCTATCAACACTTCCCTTCCAAAGCTGCGATCATTCATCATCTCCTGCACGATGGGGTGAATGCACTGTTGGCCCGATGCCGACGTGAGGGTCGGTCGGCTGGGATCGAAAAAGAGCGGGTGAAGCGCCTTTTGCTGGCCCAGTTTCGATTTTTCGATGGGCGGCCGGACCTTCTGATCCTGTTTCACCAGGTCCGAGGTATGCTTAAATTACAAGTACCCGAAGGGCGTTCGCTTCAAAAGGAGTACACCCGGTACATCCGGTTCCTTGTCGCGGAGCTTGGAGCCTCATTAGATCGAAGGCGCTACTCCCGGGTGAGACTGATGCAAATAGCCTTGGTAATGGCCGGCTTGGTGACCGGTTATCTGTCTTATCGGATGATTCTTGGGTTAAAGAAGCATGGGGCCGCGGACCTGGAGGTGCCGACCCGCCTTTTCCTCGAAGGGATGGTGGGAAATGGTCAGGCGATGCTATGAGACGATCAACAAAAGACATGGACCCCGAGCGAGGGGTGGCGCATTACGTGAGCCGACTTATCGGGGGGGGTCAGTTCGCCATCGAGCGGTCGATTGAGCAATGGAGAGGCACGATATGGATCTATATTTCGTAAAGAGGTCCTCATAACGAGAGGATATCGTCGAGAACGAAAAGGAGCGAAACATTGCGGATAATGGGGAGAGAGGTGAGGCGCAAGGCGCGAACGGCTAGGCTCCAATGGCACGCTCCTCTGAAGAGTGGGGTATGGCTCAGGGGCGTTGTTCTGACGTGTAGTCTTCTATTGGTCTCAGTCCTGAACGGGTGGAGTGATGTGCCTCCCAAAGAAGGTGGACATCACCGTCATCGGCTGGTGGCGCCTCCGCCGGAGTTCATGCCACAGAAAAGTCCGGTGAGGCCACAGCCTCGTCTTGCCATCCCCCCACGGTGGCGATTTGCCATACCGACCGGAGATCATCACGCCGGGCGGCAAGTCTTCGCCGACCTTGAATGCTTCAAGTGCCATGAGGTTGTTGGTGAGGACTTTCCCACGCCCGAAGCCGAACAGGGGGATGTGGGGCCTGCCCTCTCGGGGATGGGGGCGATGCACTCTGCGGAGTATTTCGTCGAGACGATCATCGATCCGAATGCCTCCGTAGCTTGGCGGATCAAGCACCACAAGGCTGAACAAGAAGGGTATCTTGGTGCTGATGGCACATCCAAGATGCCAAGCTACAACGACTCCATGACGGTCCAGCAACTCATCGATTTGGTGGCCTACATGAAGAGCCTGACCGCTAGAGAGCATAGGCATTAACAAGAGTGTCCGGGTTCCAGATGCCAAGCGGAAAAAGCAAGTATTTAGTTATAGAAGTTCAGCAGAAAAGCCACTGAGTGCTTCGGGAAGACTGGAGGTGAGGGGGTGGTCGAACGGAATATTATTGTGGAGTTGCTGATTGCGGTTGCTGTAGGGCTTCTGGCGAGCGCCTGGTTGCTTTGGCTGAGGCGGATCGGCCTGCGCGCGCTCACCAGATTGGCCCACACAACTGAGGGCAAGCTCGACGACCTGGCGCTCTCGGCATTCCGACTTCCCTCACTGCTCTGGTGTCTCGTGCTGGGCGTCTATATCGGCCTGATTGTGGCCCCCGCTATGCCGACCAGGATCGGTCAACTCATCAATGATGCATTGGTGATCGTACTGATCCTTTCTGTGACCATCG belongs to Candidatus Methylomirabilis tolerans and includes:
- a CDS encoding TetR/AcrR family transcriptional regulator; this encodes MAVERRVERRRAATRERLVSTALALFATHGIYDVTVEDITEAADVGKGTFYQHFPSKAAIIHHLLHDGVNALLARCRREGRSAGIEKERVKRLLLAQFRFFDGRPDLLILFHQVRGMLKLQVPEGRSLQKEYTRYIRFLVAELGASLDRRRYSRVRLMQIALVMAGLVTGYLSYRMILGLKKHGAADLEVPTRLFLEGMVGNGQAML
- a CDS encoding c-type cytochrome, producing the protein MPPKEGGHHRHRLVAPPPEFMPQKSPVRPQPRLAIPPRWRFAIPTGDHHAGRQVFADLECFKCHEVVGEDFPTPEAEQGDVGPALSGMGAMHSAEYFVETIIDPNASVAWRIKHHKAEQEGYLGADGTSKMPSYNDSMTVQQLIDLVAYMKSLTAREHRH